From Aedes albopictus strain Foshan chromosome 1, AalbF5, whole genome shotgun sequence, one genomic window encodes:
- the LOC134287519 gene encoding uncharacterized protein LOC134287519 yields MDAVLPDLGEELSAKLREHQIDTVDTFLFLTQEMVMRELGLKLGSWLRIDRAQQVLRSEGPSTKPLRDSNCKREANQCHGKFTVSSDEIQNIIESDLACQSLLRGKLAEGLALKKNEKNLICRTVCSKIFKDAIKDERKITPDDKRNLAKAIVEAYDCLKSDVPGKPVEVSIPGTAVSLVVTINPYLFGKTMYLDSILSTFHIFQAEFFWECNGETKGPHTGFIQNWIRNCKSKSIDGPKSIKRKRRNEINISQEEVDAIEELCATEPAPESHPRVMELLAATFMYRQTLRANNRMVSEITSEFPYLLNEDAVVYYLNFGFSFC; encoded by the exons ATGGATGCAGTTCTCCCCGATCTGGGCGAAGAGCTTTCGGCAAAGTTGCGCG AACACCAGATTGACACCGTGGATACGTTCCTGTTTTTGACACAGGAAATGGTGATGCGTGAGCTCGGCCTGAAACTTGGCTCCTGGCTGCGCATAGATAGAGCCCAGCAGGTTCTAAGAAGCGAAGGACCTTCTACAAAACCGCTCCGGGATTCAAACTGTAAACGGGAAGCGAATCAATGTCATGGAAAATTCACAGTCAGCTCTGATGAAATCCAGAATATCATTGAATCAGATCTTGCCTGCCAATCACTGTTGCGTGGAAAGCTTGCCGAAGGACTGGCCCTCAAGAAGaatgaaaaaaatctgatttgCCGCACAGTTTGCTCAAAAATTTTCAAGGATGCCATTAAAGATGAACG AAAAATAACTCCTGACGACAAACGCAATCTAGCTAAGGCCATCGTTGAAGCTTATGACTGCCTCAAAAgtgatgttcctggaaaacctgtTGAAGTGAGTATTCCAGGCACTGCCGTCAGCCTAGTCGTGACCATAAACCCATACCTATTCGGTAAGACCATGTATCTGGATTCCATTCTCAGTACATTTCATATATTTCAGGCCGAATTTTTTTGGGAATGCAACGGCGAGACTAAAGGACCGCACACTGGGTTCATTCAAAACTGGATCCGGAATTGCAAATCGAAATCGATCGATGGACCAAAATCGATCAAGCGCAAACGTCGGAATGAGATAAACATATCCCAAGAGGAAGTTGATGCTATTGAGGAATTGTGTGCCACGGAACCCGCGCCGGAATCCCATCCTCGGGTCATGGAGTTACTGGCAGCAACATTCATGTACAGGCAGACGCTGAGGGCAAATAATCGAATGGTTTCCGAAATAACATCCGAATTTCCGTATTTGCTGAACGAAGACGCGGTAGTGTATTATTTAAATTTTGGGTTTTCATTTTGTTGA